A stretch of Allostreptomyces psammosilenae DNA encodes these proteins:
- a CDS encoding SigE family RNA polymerase sigma factor: protein MTGGAPDFEEFVAAHGPRLLRVAWLLTGDAHQAEDLLQTVLARVWPKWRRIAHGNPEAYVRKAMVHTHASWWRRRWRGEVPHGELPDRAGPEDAFEAVHLERSLAAAVRSLPVRQRAVVVLRYFEDLSVEETARVLGCRPGTVKSQAAKALRVLRDRLSALEPMGEGEPSGRR, encoded by the coding sequence GTGACGGGTGGCGCGCCGGACTTCGAGGAGTTCGTCGCCGCCCACGGCCCACGGCTGCTGCGTGTCGCCTGGCTGCTCACCGGCGACGCCCACCAGGCGGAGGACCTGCTGCAGACCGTCCTGGCCAGGGTCTGGCCGAAGTGGCGCAGGATCGCGCACGGCAACCCGGAGGCCTACGTCCGCAAGGCCATGGTCCACACCCACGCCTCGTGGTGGCGGCGGCGCTGGCGGGGCGAGGTGCCGCACGGCGAGCTGCCGGACCGGGCCGGCCCGGAGGACGCCTTCGAGGCGGTGCACCTGGAACGCTCCCTCGCCGCGGCGGTCCGATCACTGCCGGTGCGGCAGCGGGCCGTGGTCGTCCTGCGCTACTTCGAGGACCTCTCGGTCGAGGAGACCGCTCGGGTGCTGGGCTGCCGCCCCGGAACGGTCAAGAGCCAGGCGGCGAAGGCGCTGCGCGTGCTGCGGGACCGACTGTCCGCGCTGGAACCCATGGGGGAGGGTGAGCCCAGTGGCCGACGCTGA
- a CDS encoding L,D-transpeptidase family protein has translation MSTGPRAALIALLTLTTLAIGASGCGAPGETTPAQRPAAVDAVDVPGAPQSSPATPTPTPAESRPVLPSSLPGLGPDTLADVPPEARQAVVVTGEDIDSPRSTVVLYERTEDGWAAGEPWPAHNALRGWTDDHRLGDLRSPIGVYTLSDAGGLLAAPEGTRLPYTHSGAFTISGTGFEGEPLEGSFDHVIAIDYNRVPGTSPLDWTRPLGEEKGGGIWLHVDHEGPTQGCVTVSEEHMAELLRRLDPAKHPIVVMGDAASLAR, from the coding sequence ATGTCCACCGGCCCCCGCGCCGCCCTGATCGCGCTGCTCACCCTGACGACCCTGGCGATCGGCGCCAGCGGCTGTGGCGCGCCGGGGGAGACCACCCCGGCGCAACGCCCGGCGGCCGTCGACGCGGTCGACGTCCCCGGCGCGCCGCAGTCGTCCCCGGCCACCCCCACCCCCACTCCCGCGGAGTCCCGGCCGGTGCTGCCGAGCAGCCTGCCGGGCCTCGGCCCGGACACCCTGGCCGACGTCCCGCCCGAGGCCCGGCAGGCAGTCGTCGTGACCGGCGAGGACATCGACTCCCCGCGCTCCACCGTCGTGCTGTACGAGCGCACCGAGGACGGCTGGGCCGCCGGCGAGCCCTGGCCCGCGCACAACGCCCTGCGCGGCTGGACCGACGACCACCGGCTGGGCGACCTGCGCTCCCCGATCGGCGTCTACACCCTCAGCGACGCCGGCGGGCTGCTCGCCGCCCCGGAGGGCACCAGGCTTCCCTACACCCACTCCGGCGCCTTCACCATCAGCGGCACCGGATTCGAGGGCGAGCCGCTGGAGGGCTCCTTCGACCACGTCATCGCCATCGACTACAACCGGGTCCCCGGTACCTCCCCGCTGGACTGGACCCGCCCGCTGGGCGAGGAGAAGGGCGGCGGCATCTGGCTGCACGTCGACCACGAGGGCCCCACGCAGGGCTGCGTCACCGTCAGCGAGGAGCACATGGCCGAGCTGCTGCGCCGCCTCGACCCCGCGAAGCACCCGATCGTGGTGATGGGCGACGCGGCCTCCCTGGCCCGCTGA
- a CDS encoding DUF418 domain-containing protein, translated as MVFVAVFAPYTLGLGGRLSDAGASAIALATWFGGVLIADRMRRSGHRGPAEILLRRLTYRR; from the coding sequence CTGGTCTTCGTCGCCGTCTTCGCCCCCTACACCCTCGGGCTGGGCGGGCGGCTCAGCGACGCGGGCGCCTCCGCGATCGCCCTCGCCACCTGGTTCGGCGGCGTCCTGATCGCCGACCGGATGCGCCGGAGCGGCCACCGGGGCCCCGCCGAGATCCTGCTGCGCCGACTCACCTACCGGCGCTGA
- a CDS encoding YajQ family cyclic di-GMP-binding protein: MADSSFDIVSKVERQEVDNALNQAAREISQRFDFKNVGAHIGWSGERIEMRANSEERVKAVLDVFQSKLIKREISLKALDAGEPQVSGKEYKIFATIKEGISQENAKKISKLIRDEGPKGVKAQVQGEELRVSSKKRDDLQEVIRLVKAQDWDFAVQFVNYR; this comes from the coding sequence ATGGCCGACTCCAGTTTCGACATCGTCTCGAAGGTCGAGCGGCAGGAGGTCGACAACGCCCTCAACCAGGCGGCCCGCGAGATCTCCCAGCGCTTCGACTTCAAGAACGTGGGCGCCCACATCGGTTGGTCCGGCGAGCGGATCGAGATGCGCGCCAACTCCGAGGAGCGGGTCAAGGCCGTCCTCGACGTGTTCCAGTCCAAGCTGATCAAGCGGGAGATCTCGCTGAAGGCGCTGGACGCGGGCGAGCCGCAGGTGTCCGGCAAGGAGTACAAGATCTTCGCGACGATCAAGGAGGGCATCTCCCAGGAGAACGCCAAGAAGATCTCCAAGCTGATCCGCGACGAGGGCCCCAAGGGCGTCAAGGCGCAGGTGCAGGGCGAGGAGCTGCGGGTGAGCTCCAAGAAGCGTGACGACCTGCAGGAGGTCATCCGGCTGGTCAAGGCGCAGGACTGGGACTTCGCCGTCCAGTTCGTGAACTACCGGTAG
- a CDS encoding nuclear transport factor 2 family protein yields the protein MAEQSDVTVVRQWWDACVNERLDDAASMMTADVVHHVPGNNVISGHHKGRDAVIAMYRRCGEELDSGRMETLGVLADGRGHVVSTHRAHYERKGRTADLQEALLFTIVGGKISDIDEFTEDMAASDALWS from the coding sequence ATGGCCGAGCAGTCAGACGTGACGGTGGTGCGGCAGTGGTGGGACGCGTGCGTGAACGAACGCCTGGACGACGCCGCGTCGATGATGACCGCGGACGTCGTCCACCACGTGCCCGGGAACAACGTGATCTCCGGTCACCACAAGGGCCGCGACGCCGTCATCGCGATGTACCGCCGCTGCGGTGAGGAACTGGACAGCGGGCGGATGGAGACCCTCGGGGTCCTCGCCGACGGGCGCGGGCACGTGGTCTCCACGCACCGCGCGCACTACGAGCGCAAGGGGCGGACCGCCGACCTCCAGGAGGCGCTCCTGTTCACCATCGTCGGGGGCAAGATCAGCGACATCGACGAGTTCACGGAGGACATGGC